In Rutidosis leptorrhynchoides isolate AG116_Rl617_1_P2 chromosome 6, CSIRO_AGI_Rlap_v1, whole genome shotgun sequence, the DNA window TGTATTTTGATTTTGAACTTGTAATTTCAAGTCTAAAAGCTCTTGTTAAGCCAGTTTCGAGTCTAATAGTTAAAGCTCGAGCACAAGTCATATGTTTATGGTACATGTGCAGCGTATGTTTACGGTACATATGTGTTTACGTCAATCGGTAGTTCAAATTCCAAGTTCTTCATAACAGAGTGAAGTTCATCTTCTATTTTGTCTAAACGTTTGACTATTCTTTTGTTCATTGTATTTTGATTTTAAGCTTGTAATTTCAACTCTAAAAGCTCGTTTTAAAAGCGATTGAGTCTAATAGTTAAAGCTCGAGCACAAGTGCACAACTAATAAGATATTTTACAATGTGAAGCTCAATTCAGGTTATGGTATGTAATAGTGTTATGCAATGGATTTATCAACTAATTTCATGTAGCAATAGGAGCAATATGCTTACAATGTCATAAATTCCCTTCATATTTCAAAGACAATTTTTACACTAATAGCATCACTGCCCTAAAAGTTCCCACACAAATATGAAAAATACACCCTCCATCCTCCATTCACCAATTTCTCCAGTTCCACATCGACAGGTCAAGTCGGAAGCCACATAACAAACGGGCAAGTTAACTACACAGATTCGGAATACAAACAGTACTACCATCAGGATTAGGAGGTTCTTTCCATATCTTACCAGTGACTCTCAATTTGAGTTCTTTTTTATCTCCACCTGAGAAAAATAGAGCCATATTCCTCTGTATTATTAGCCCATCGTGGCTATCACGCACCTTTCGATGACCATCTCGTATGCTTCGTGGGGTCCCCTCCCATGTGAGTTTTCTACCGTTACCACCGACTTCTAAACTGTAACGGTAGTTCCGTGCGTCATTTTCGTCACCCATGAATCGGAGAAACGCCATGTAGACGGGAGCCATGCTGAGCTGGAACGCTTCAAAGTGGAGACAAAAGTACTGACCGAAGCAGTTGAACACCTGCATATACGTGCAGAGAAATTGAAAATTGACTAAAGAAAAAAGGTAAAATTTGATTTTCCAGACAAAGTAGAGTTGGCAAGGTAAAAGTCACGAGACGGAAACGAGTCATTCAGGACTTCGAAACGACTAGGCGTGGTGGAGTCTAGGACTAGTCgacgttgactaatgttgacttttagtAATATATTGTACAAATTTTAAACATACGTATAGGGCACATAATCTgagtataataaataaatattactgtAAAATTTTGACCCAGGTTTGATCAACCTTGACTGTAACCGACTCAGACGACTTTGACATGACTTTTTAGCGTTGACCGACTAATTAGACATTTTTGGGCGaaacgggacgggctagtcaccaaaccgacTATTCAGCTGAGACCACCGCCGTTTACAACACTGAGAGTTGGTAATCTAGATTTGGTCAATTTGCGTTTTTTTTCCCTATTATCAAATGGTCAAACTATAAGGTAAAAGGAGAATGGGTCAAACGTCCTAACAGACTGAAAGTTGCCCAAAGGCCGGTACAACCCCCTAAAGTGCTTAAACAATTCAGGGGTGCCTTACTTCTTAGTTAGAGGTTATAATGAAATCAGTAAATTTTAACCAAACAGTTTATAAGTGAAATAGTATTGTATACTTGGCGTATTTAATTTTTTGTGTGGTCAACCCGGTTCGTTTAGACCTGTACTAAACTTGGATATACTTCAATCCAAACCTAAATGACTCGAAACCCATCCCGCAcctgtcaatatatatatatttaacaataaatGCTTCATAAAAGTCATACTAATTGTAAGTTTGTGAAAACAATTCTAAAGACTAGGTGAACTTGAGTCCTTGACTTTTAAAGTCAATGGCAACAACTTTCAAGTTCAAAGTGAACTTCAGTATAGAGATAAATTTAAACTATTCTTAATGAGGACAAATTGACAAGAAGTCAACAACCATAAATCTCTAACAAATTACAAATGAGTTCTCGGTTCAAAAACTGACCAAACTTGATGACAGATGAAAAGATACTAACCGTAAGCATCCACGTGGCGTTTTCAACTTCACGTGGATTAGACTTTACATAACGATGGTTAAAAGTGTACCCGGAGTGCATATCTACTTTATGATCATCTCTCAAATGGGAAACTAAATACGGGATATCCCCAACAACCGAACACTCGGATCCAGCATATGGACAGCTGTACGGCCTAAAATCGCAGATGGCATCGTGTTTCAGCTTGCTGTAGTATGGGAAGATCCCGGGACAACCAAGTGAAAAATATTTGCATGGAAACTCAAGCGATTCAGCCACTTTTTCCAATGCAAGACACCTAATATCGCCTAGCTCCTGTCGACACGTTGGACACCTATTGTGAACTCGTGTCTTACAAGTTGAACAAATCGTGTGCCCGTTGTGACACTGCAAAACATCATGATAGATAGTTTAGTTATAAATTTGTAAACATAATACATTAAAATCTAATAAGAAACTAAAATGTAGTTTACACATGAAAATTAGCCATTTTAACTTTAAAGCTGTCCCATTAGTTTCTAAATAATCTTCAAGATAGTTTTATGGACTTGATGATTTATTACAATTCTGGTTctgggaataataataataataataataataataataataataataataataaattttaggaAAACAAAAGAGTATATTGAATTCACATTAGGTTCAATTTGACAAAATAATATGTTTGACAAAAAAGTCAAAAGTATCATCATAATCTAAAAACCCCAAATCACACCAGACTTGATTCCGGAGAATTAAATCATGCACCACATTACATAATTCCAGTGTTAGATTAAAATTGGGTAATAAACATATGTCAAAAACTAAATTGCAAGAAATTAAATAACATCAATCTATTCAAAAATCAATAGCCAATTATCCATGGATATCAAAATAATCATACCTGATGAATTGGAGGGTACATTGAATTTGTACAAACAGGGCATTCAAGGAGCTCATGAACACTGGTTGTTGGATTAATTGTTGAAGGAACAACATTAACATTATGAGTTTTTGAAGACAAAAACTGTGGATTTTGAGGATTGTTTTGACGATGATGATTTTGGtgatgattatggttatgatgattatgatttggGATTTCATCTTCTAATCCATCAGATGTTGAGACACATTCAATGTTATCAATTTCCATTTTGGAAAAACTgacaaaaaaaaaaatctaagaccCACAAATAAAAAACTAATAAAGATTGAATCTTTATCAAAGATCAGAAGTGGGGTTTGTTTATTTTTTGTATAAAAAAAAGATCTTGTTCCCTCCCCAATTAGGTTAAAGATGATCAATCAATAACAGGGTGGGGAGGGATGGCATTATGGCAAGGAAATGAGGAGCAGAAGGTGCTTTTCTTGAtaggttttttttttataattatttttgtattttataattttatatttgttttatttaaATTGGTTTTGGTGGATCGGATTGAATTATCACTGGTTTTCGAGCTCTCGCTTCTCGCTtgggttcgattttcaatgtattttattgcgtttaatttataaaattatttcgtggctaacgataatgtcgttgaagcgcaactcgaattgaactaaaaggtataacccacgaaatatttaaatgttatttaaattaaaaatatattttaacaacccgttcatatcgattataaacgaattacaatagttgatttcattgcgagttacttgacctctatatgatacattttacaaacattgcattcgtttttaaaagacaaactttcatcacatcgaaaattgacggcatgcataccatttcataatatatccaactataattgacttaataataatcttgatgaactcaacgactcgaatgcaacgtcttttgaaatatgccatgaatgactccaagtaatatctttataatgagcaaatgcacagcg includes these proteins:
- the LOC139853238 gene encoding E3 ubiquitin-protein ligase SINAT5-like; this translates as MEIDNIECVSTSDGLEDEIPNHNHHNHNHHQNHHRQNNPQNPQFLSSKTHNVNVVPSTINPTTSVHELLECPVCTNSMYPPIHQCHNGHTICSTCKTRVHNRCPTCRQELGDIRCLALEKVAESLEFPCKYFSLGCPGIFPYYSKLKHDAICDFRPYSCPYAGSECSVVGDIPYLVSHLRDDHKVDMHSGYTFNHRYVKSNPREVENATWMLTVFNCFGQYFCLHFEAFQLSMAPVYMAFLRFMGDENDARNYRYSLEVGGNGRKLTWEGTPRSIRDGHRKVRDSHDGLIIQRNMALFFSGGDKKELKLRVTGKIWKEPPNPDGSTVCIPNLCS